In Pseudofrankia saprophytica, one genomic interval encodes:
- a CDS encoding acetyl-CoA acetyltransferase, with amino-acid sequence MASSGIRDRVAIVGMGCTAFGEHWDKGVSDLLIESSTAAMTSAGVTRDDIDAYWLGTMGSGTSGLTLSRALRLDNKPVTRLENFCATGSEALRNACYAVASGAYDMAMAIGVEKLKDSGFSGLVTTPVPGDGTGSDLTAPAAFSLLAPAYARRYGVDDAELKDVLARIAAKNHYNGARNPRAQFRKEVSREAVCAAPLVAGALGVFDCSGVSDGSAAAIVVRAEDAHRYTDRPIYVKGLSFVAGPATGTSDPSYDYTTFPEVVASARDAYRQAGVTDPRRELAMAEVHDCFTPTELVLMEDLGFADRGFGWKEVLAGTYELGGDLPVNPDGGLKAFGHPIGASGLRMMFECWLQLRREAPPERRVASVDAGRTLALTHNLGGRPGECVSFVGVVGSEPGD; translated from the coding sequence ATGGCGTCATCGGGTATCCGCGACCGCGTCGCGATCGTCGGGATGGGCTGCACGGCCTTCGGCGAGCACTGGGACAAGGGCGTGTCCGACCTGCTGATCGAGTCGTCCACGGCCGCCATGACGTCCGCCGGGGTGACCCGCGACGACATCGACGCCTACTGGCTCGGCACGATGGGCTCCGGCACCAGCGGGCTGACGCTCTCGCGGGCGCTGCGGCTGGACAACAAGCCGGTCACCCGGCTGGAGAACTTCTGCGCCACTGGTTCGGAGGCGCTGCGCAACGCCTGCTACGCCGTCGCGTCCGGCGCCTATGACATGGCCATGGCGATCGGCGTCGAGAAGCTCAAGGACTCGGGCTTCTCCGGCCTCGTGACCACCCCGGTGCCTGGAGACGGCACGGGCAGTGACCTGACGGCACCGGCCGCGTTCAGCCTGCTCGCGCCGGCCTACGCGAGGCGCTACGGCGTCGACGACGCCGAGCTGAAGGACGTGCTCGCCAGGATCGCGGCGAAGAACCACTACAACGGCGCCCGCAACCCGCGGGCGCAGTTCCGCAAGGAGGTCAGCCGCGAGGCGGTGTGCGCCGCGCCGCTGGTCGCCGGGGCGCTGGGCGTGTTCGACTGCAGCGGCGTCTCCGACGGCAGCGCCGCCGCGATCGTGGTCCGCGCCGAGGACGCGCACCGGTACACCGACCGGCCGATCTACGTGAAGGGCCTGTCGTTCGTCGCGGGCCCGGCGACCGGTACGTCCGACCCGTCCTACGACTACACGACCTTCCCCGAGGTCGTCGCGAGCGCGCGGGACGCCTACCGGCAGGCCGGGGTGACGGACCCGCGCCGCGAACTGGCGATGGCCGAGGTCCATGACTGCTTCACGCCCACCGAGCTGGTCCTGATGGAGGACCTCGGCTTCGCCGACCGCGGCTTCGGCTGGAAGGAGGTCCTCGCCGGGACCTACGAGCTCGGCGGGGACCTGCCGGTCAACCCGGACGGCGGGCTGAAGGCCTTCGGCCACCCGATCGGCGCCAGCGGCCTGCGGATGATGTTCGAGTGCTGGCTGCAGCTACGCCGTGAGGCGCCGCCGGAGCGGCGGGTCGCCTCGGTGGACGCGGGCCGGACACTCGCGCTCACCCACAACCTGGGTGGCCGGCCGGGTGAGTGCGTCTCGTTCGTCGGCGTCGTCGGCTCCGAGCCCGGCGACTGA
- a CDS encoding thiolase family protein, protein MSTADVAIVGVGLFPFGRYGAKPCMEMGAEAARAALADAGADWADVQTAFVGSHEVSNPDAIVGLLGLTGIPVRGVFNGCATGGTSLQMAARAIRYGEADVAMAIGMDKHPRGAFSGDPAIMGLPAWYGQTGMFLTTHFFGTKINRYMHQHGVTRETLARVAAKNFANGARTPHAWRRTPMTAEQILDSEIVNYPLTRYMFCGPDEGAAAVVLCRADLARRYTSAPVFVRAAELRSRRAGAFEVQSPSLPLESAPSPTVDASRAAYEAAGIGPGDVDVAQLQDTDAGSEVIHLAENGFCADGEQEKWVAEGTTELTGRLPVNTDGGLIANGEPIGASGLRQVYEIVQQLQGRAGDRQVGGTPRVGYTHLYGAPGASAVSILSR, encoded by the coding sequence ATGAGCACGGCGGACGTCGCGATCGTCGGGGTCGGGTTGTTCCCGTTCGGCCGGTACGGCGCCAAGCCGTGCATGGAGATGGGCGCCGAGGCGGCCCGCGCCGCGCTCGCGGACGCGGGCGCCGACTGGGCCGACGTCCAGACCGCGTTCGTCGGCAGCCACGAGGTGTCCAACCCGGACGCGATCGTCGGGCTGCTGGGCCTGACCGGCATCCCGGTGCGTGGCGTGTTCAACGGCTGCGCGACCGGCGGCACCTCCCTGCAGATGGCCGCGCGGGCCATCCGCTACGGCGAGGCCGACGTCGCGATGGCGATCGGCATGGACAAGCACCCTCGCGGCGCCTTCTCCGGCGATCCGGCGATCATGGGCCTGCCGGCCTGGTACGGCCAGACCGGGATGTTCCTGACGACGCACTTCTTCGGCACGAAGATCAACCGGTACATGCACCAGCACGGCGTCACCCGCGAGACGCTGGCCCGGGTCGCGGCGAAGAACTTCGCCAACGGCGCCCGCACCCCGCACGCCTGGCGGCGCACCCCGATGACGGCCGAGCAGATCCTCGACTCCGAGATCGTGAACTACCCGCTCACCCGGTACATGTTCTGTGGCCCCGATGAGGGGGCGGCCGCGGTCGTGCTGTGCCGGGCGGACCTCGCCCGCCGGTACACCTCGGCCCCCGTGTTCGTCCGGGCCGCGGAGCTGCGCAGCCGCCGCGCGGGCGCCTTCGAGGTGCAGAGCCCGTCCCTGCCGCTGGAGTCGGCGCCGAGCCCGACGGTCGACGCGTCCCGCGCCGCCTACGAGGCGGCGGGCATCGGCCCGGGGGACGTCGACGTCGCGCAACTGCAGGACACCGACGCCGGCTCCGAGGTCATCCACCTGGCCGAGAACGGCTTCTGCGCGGACGGCGAGCAGGAGAAGTGGGTCGCCGAGGGCACCACCGAACTGACGGGGCGGCTGCCGGTCAACACCGACGGCGGCCTGATCGCCAACGGGGAGCCGATCGGCGCCTCCGGCCTGCGCCAGGTGTACGAGATCGTCCAGCAGCTCCAGGGCCGCGCCGGCGACCGCCAGGTCGGCGGCACTCCGCGCGTCGGCTACACGCACCTCTACGGCGCCCCGGGGGCGTCGGCGGTGTCGATCCTGTCGCGCTGA
- a CDS encoding Zn-ribbon domain-containing OB-fold protein produces MVAQVPVAEGLFTWPSDEPRLIGSERDGVISFPARTGEQERLLGSRGTLWSFTTQQFRPPSPPYDGADTAETFVPYAVGYVELPGELLVQGRLTEADPARLAIGQEMELTVVPYTTRPDGTEVLTFAFTPTGGADEREQGDSA; encoded by the coding sequence ATGGTTGCGCAGGTACCGGTGGCCGAGGGCTTGTTCACCTGGCCGTCCGACGAACCCCGGCTGATCGGCTCGGAGCGGGACGGGGTGATCTCCTTCCCGGCCCGCACCGGCGAGCAGGAGCGCCTGCTCGGCAGCCGCGGCACGCTCTGGAGCTTCACCACCCAGCAGTTCCGCCCGCCGTCCCCGCCCTACGACGGTGCCGACACGGCGGAGACGTTCGTGCCGTACGCGGTGGGCTACGTCGAGCTGCCGGGCGAGCTGCTCGTCCAGGGCCGCCTCACCGAGGCCGACCCGGCGAGGCTCGCGATCGGCCAGGAGATGGAGCTGACAGTCGTGCCCTACACGACCCGCCCCGACGGGACCGAGGTGCTGACCTTCGCGTTCACGCCGACGGGCGGAGCGGACGAGCGGGAACAGGGGGATAGCGCATGA